The following proteins come from a genomic window of Chryseobacterium glaciei:
- a CDS encoding DUF3667 domain-containing protein → MSKKSCLNCGHTISGEFCSHCGQKSDTARITPHSLIKNDILGSIWHVEAKFFHTLKDVLFKPGQTAMDYISGKRIKYYNLFSLLLILFGFNVLALHFYLDLNPQEIPADSSNIMGFFSKYSKTILFALIPILAFNALIIFKRMKLNFAEHIIIASVSLSAILTILLLDDMISIIGIYDPLSKIINILDKILVYGLLLFPAFTYFNAFKNSYSKSGLLWRLSVFYVILGIEIFTIIILIYKIF, encoded by the coding sequence ATGAGTAAAAAGAGTTGTTTAAACTGCGGTCACACGATTTCCGGTGAGTTTTGTTCTCATTGCGGACAAAAATCTGACACAGCTAGAATAACTCCACATTCTCTTATCAAAAATGATATTTTAGGATCGATTTGGCATGTTGAAGCTAAATTTTTCCATACACTAAAAGACGTTTTATTCAAACCCGGACAAACGGCAATGGATTACATTTCAGGGAAAAGAATTAAGTATTATAATTTATTTTCCCTGTTGCTTATCTTGTTTGGATTCAATGTTTTAGCACTTCATTTTTATCTGGATTTAAATCCTCAGGAGATTCCTGCAGACAGCTCAAATATTATGGGTTTCTTCTCTAAATATTCTAAAACAATTTTATTTGCGCTCATCCCAATTCTTGCCTTCAATGCTTTGATTATTTTTAAACGCATGAAGCTGAATTTTGCGGAACATATAATTATTGCATCTGTCAGTCTTTCAGCAATTTTGACGATTTTATTATTAGATGATATGATTAGTATCATCGGAATATATGATCCTTTGTCGAAGATTATTAATATTTTAGATAAAATTTTAGTGTACGGACTTCTTTTATTTCCTGCTTTTACCTATTTTAATGCCTTTAAAAATTCGTATTCAAAATCAGGATTATTATGGAGATTGTCTGTATTTTATGTGATATTAGGAATCGAAATTTTTACTATAATTATACTTATATATAAAATATTTTAA
- a CDS encoding 1,4-dihydroxy-2-naphthoyl-CoA synthase: MIEWKTVKEYEDITYKKCNGVARIAFNRPELRNAFRPKTTSELYDAFYDASEDSSIGVVLLTGEGPSPKDGGWAFCSGGDQKARGHQGYVGEDGRHRLNILEVQRLIRFMPKVVIAVVPGWAVGGGHSLHVVCDLTLASKEHAIFKQTDADVTSFDGGYGSAYLAKMVGQKKAREIFFLGRNYSAQEALEMGMVNAVIPHDELEDTAYEWAQEILGKSPTSIRMLKFAMNLTDDGMVGQQVFAGEATRLAYMTEEAKEGRNAFLEKRKPDFGKDQWIS, translated from the coding sequence ATGATCGAGTGGAAAACCGTCAAAGAATACGAAGATATTACCTATAAAAAATGTAATGGTGTAGCAAGAATTGCCTTCAACAGACCGGAGCTTCGAAATGCTTTTCGTCCAAAAACTACTTCCGAATTATACGATGCTTTTTATGACGCTTCTGAAGATTCGTCGATAGGCGTTGTTTTGCTTACGGGTGAAGGGCCAAGTCCTAAAGATGGAGGTTGGGCTTTCTGTAGTGGAGGAGATCAAAAAGCTAGAGGACATCAAGGGTATGTTGGGGAAGACGGCAGACATCGTTTAAATATCTTGGAAGTTCAGCGTTTGATCCGTTTTATGCCAAAAGTTGTTATCGCGGTAGTTCCGGGATGGGCTGTGGGTGGCGGGCATTCACTTCACGTGGTTTGTGATCTTACTTTAGCGAGTAAAGAACATGCAATTTTCAAACAGACGGATGCTGATGTTACAAGTTTCGACGGAGGTTATGGTTCAGCTTATTTAGCAAAAATGGTTGGGCAGAAAAAAGCCCGTGAAATTTTCTTTTTAGGTAGAAATTATTCAGCTCAGGAAGCGTTGGAAATGGGAATGGTAAATGCCGTAATTCCTCACGACGAATTAGAAGATACAGCTTACGAATGGGCTCAGGAAATTTTAGGCAAATCTCCAACTTCTATCAGAATGCTGAAATTCGCAATGAACTTAACAGACGACGGAATGGTTGGTCAGCAGGTTTTTGCTGGTGAAGCAACTCGTTTGGCTTACATGACGGAAGAAGCAAAAGAAGGAAGAAACGCATTCTTAGAAAAAAGAAAACCGGATTTCGGAAAAGATCAATGGATATCATAA
- a CDS encoding DUF4286 family protein — protein sequence MSVLSITFHCTKDNIEKWENYMDETLVLMTENLLDVDKYILSEVHSDYIEDGKNYNLLLMFDNNDVRNDFMESELLNITEIVENKFGQEVMIFNTFLNPKKSRF from the coding sequence ATGAGCGTATTAAGTATAACTTTCCACTGCACAAAAGATAATATCGAAAAATGGGAAAATTATATGGATGAAACATTGGTTTTAATGACTGAAAACCTACTGGATGTAGATAAATATATCCTTTCTGAAGTACACAGCGATTATATCGAAGATGGAAAAAATTACAACCTCCTTTTGATGTTTGACAATAATGATGTCCGAAATGATTTTATGGAAAGTGAACTTTTAAATATCACTGAAATCGTTGAAAATAAATTTGGACAGGAAGTAATGATCTTCAATACTTTTTTAAATCCGAAGAAGTCTAGATTTTAA
- a CDS encoding glycosyltransferase family 2 protein — protein MNLSIVIPLLNEEDSLEELFSRIDNVCKTSSLSYEIWFVDDGSTDLSWNIIENLKIQHPQIHGIKFSKNYGKSQALHAAFERTNGDVIITMDADLQDFPEEIPELYDMVIKDNYDIVSGWKKKRFDNVMTKNVPSKLFNAAARKVSGVELHDFNCGLKAYKKQVVKTIDVYGDMHRYIPVLAANAGFRRITEKEVQHQARPYGTSKFGTERFIRGFLDLVTLWFVSRFGGRPMHFFGAVGTIMFILGFLSAVWLGVSKLIDVARGIYGHLITNNPWFFIALTMMIMGTLLFIAGFLGEMIIRTNREHKNYNIDEVI, from the coding sequence ATGAATCTATCTATAGTTATTCCGTTACTTAATGAGGAAGACTCTCTGGAAGAGCTTTTTTCGAGGATTGATAATGTTTGTAAAACAAGCAGTTTATCATATGAAATCTGGTTTGTGGATGATGGAAGTACGGATCTATCATGGAATATTATTGAGAATTTGAAGATCCAACATCCTCAGATTCACGGAATTAAATTTTCCAAAAATTACGGAAAATCTCAGGCGCTTCACGCAGCTTTTGAAAGAACAAACGGAGATGTAATCATCACAATGGATGCTGATTTACAAGACTTTCCGGAAGAAATCCCTGAATTGTACGACATGGTAATTAAAGACAATTACGACATCGTTTCCGGTTGGAAAAAGAAGCGTTTTGATAATGTGATGACGAAAAATGTTCCGTCAAAATTATTTAATGCCGCAGCAAGAAAAGTTTCGGGGGTTGAGCTTCATGATTTCAATTGCGGATTAAAAGCTTACAAAAAACAGGTGGTAAAAACAATCGATGTGTATGGAGATATGCACCGTTATATTCCTGTTTTGGCTGCCAATGCAGGTTTCAGAAGAATTACTGAAAAAGAAGTTCAGCATCAGGCAAGACCTTACGGAACTTCAAAATTCGGAACAGAAAGATTTATCAGAGGGTTTCTGGATTTGGTAACACTTTGGTTCGTAAGCCGTTTTGGAGGTAGACCGATGCATTTTTTTGGTGCGGTAGGAACAATCATGTTTATTTTAGGTTTTCTTTCTGCAGTTTGGTTAGGAGTTTCAAAATTAATTGATGTTGCAAGAGGAATTTATGGTCATTTGATCACCAATAATCCGTGGTTTTTCATTGCTTTAACGATGATGATTATGGGAACTTTGCTGTTTATTGCAGGATTTTTAGGTGAAATGATTATCAGAACGAATAGAGAACATAAAAATTATAATATTGACGAGGTTATTTAG
- a CDS encoding GIN domain-containing protein, whose translation MKNIFYAVAVFALVSCGKVSPKGKIETKDIDVSEFVNLELEGKFRVFYARGTKNFVEIETYPNVANNLDVDVKDKTLFIKENRGTKGVDFYNVTIYSKYNLEKVSISDSVEMNISSEIKTDNFRLNLKNNATFMGSVNTRRAEVDMQNRSRANFLGLTKDAVIKISDTASLIAPYWKITNLKIDSKNGNYAEVNVKDSLKGQIQNTAKFIYYDNPIRAFKIDKMARVENKRLD comes from the coding sequence ATGAAGAATATATTTTATGCAGTTGCTGTTTTTGCTTTAGTTTCTTGCGGAAAAGTATCTCCGAAAGGAAAAATTGAAACTAAAGATATTGATGTTTCAGAATTTGTAAATCTTGAGCTTGAAGGTAAATTTCGTGTTTTCTACGCAAGAGGAACCAAAAATTTTGTTGAAATAGAAACGTATCCGAATGTCGCCAATAATTTAGATGTTGATGTGAAAGATAAAACACTTTTCATCAAAGAAAACAGAGGAACGAAAGGTGTTGATTTCTATAATGTAACGATCTATTCAAAATATAATCTGGAGAAAGTTTCTATCTCAGATTCTGTGGAAATGAACATTTCAAGTGAAATTAAGACTGATAATTTTAGGCTTAATTTAAAAAATAATGCTACTTTTATGGGTTCCGTGAATACGAGAAGAGCAGAAGTAGATATGCAGAACAGAAGCCGTGCAAATTTTCTTGGACTGACAAAAGATGCTGTCATCAAAATCTCTGATACAGCAAGTTTAATTGCTCCTTACTGGAAGATTACCAACCTGAAAATAGACTCCAAAAATGGAAATTATGCAGAAGTAAATGTAAAAGATTCATTAAAAGGACAAATTCAGAATACTGCGAAATTTATTTATTATGATAACCCAATTCGAGCTTTTAAGATTGATAAAATGGCAAGGGTTGAGAATAAAAGGTTGGATTAA
- a CDS encoding tetratricopeptide repeat protein codes for MKKLILGMAIVASALVFGQKEDANAKLQVANKAAMDAYSAKNYTTAAPKFLEVYNLLKTNGQDDKTYMYYAGLSYALANNSDEAIKIYTELINSGYTGIQTTYTAKENKSGQVATYDKSTWDLLKKSSSKDYSDFKTEQTKSVEPDLYETLSTLLLNAKKNDEAVAIIEKGLAKYPNNAKLKELQGTGYYQSGNNDKFLANLKEQLAKNPNDPTNWYNLGVLQAKDPATTNDAIASFQKAIELGGSDPKVTNNAYQNLVYTTIGDDEKAVNEINALRKTKPDDATKLIEARKERFNKALPYAEKWYQASPTNLDTVTMLREIYMMTKNQAKAAEMKAKEAELNAKAK; via the coding sequence ATGAAGAAACTAATTTTAGGTATGGCTATCGTAGCATCAGCTTTAGTTTTCGGACAAAAAGAAGATGCAAATGCTAAGCTACAGGTTGCTAACAAAGCAGCTATGGATGCATACAGTGCGAAAAATTATACCACCGCGGCTCCTAAGTTTTTAGAAGTTTATAACTTATTGAAAACGAATGGTCAGGACGATAAAACGTATATGTATTATGCTGGATTAAGCTATGCTTTGGCAAACAACAGTGATGAAGCGATTAAAATCTATACAGAATTGATCAATTCAGGATACACTGGTATTCAGACAACATATACTGCAAAAGAGAATAAATCAGGACAGGTTGCAACTTACGATAAAAGTACTTGGGATTTGTTGAAAAAATCTTCTTCAAAAGATTATTCTGATTTCAAAACTGAGCAGACTAAAAGTGTAGAGCCAGATTTGTATGAAACTTTGTCAACGCTACTTTTAAATGCTAAGAAGAATGACGAAGCAGTAGCTATCATTGAAAAAGGATTGGCTAAATATCCTAATAATGCTAAGTTGAAGGAGCTTCAAGGAACAGGATATTATCAGTCAGGAAACAATGATAAGTTTTTAGCTAATTTAAAAGAGCAATTGGCTAAAAATCCTAATGATCCTACTAATTGGTATAATTTAGGAGTTTTACAAGCTAAAGATCCAGCTACTACAAACGATGCAATAGCTTCTTTCCAAAAAGCAATTGAGCTTGGTGGTAGTGATCCTAAAGTGACTAATAATGCTTATCAAAATTTAGTATATACAACTATTGGTGATGATGAAAAAGCTGTAAATGAGATCAATGCACTTAGAAAAACAAAGCCGGATGATGCAACTAAATTGATTGAAGCTAGAAAAGAGAGATTCAATAAAGCTCTTCCTTATGCTGAAAAATGGTATCAGGCAAGTCCTACAAATTTAGACACTGTTACTATGTTGAGGGAAATATATATGATGACTAAAAATCAGGCTAAAGCTGCTGAAATGAAAGCTAAAGAAGCTGAACTTAATGCTAAAGCAAAATAA
- the gyrA gene encoding DNA gyrase subunit A, with the protein MQKEGERLIPINIVDEMKSSYIDYSMSVIVSRALPDVRDGLKPVHRRVLYGMYGLGVFSNRKYLKSARIVGDVLGKYHPHGDSSVYDAMVRMAQPWSLRYPQVDGQGNFGSMDGDPPAAMRYTEARLKKISDDILSDLDKETVDFQNNFDDSLTEPTVMPTKIPNLLVNGTSGIAVGMATNMAPHNLSEAINAIGAYIDNRDITIDELMQHIIAPDFPTGGIIYGYDGVRDAFHTGRGRVVLRAKVSFEEVHNRNAIIVTEIPFQVNKAEMIARTAELVKDDKIVGIYEIRDESDRNGLRIVYELKNDAIPNVVLNLLYKYTSLQTSFSVNNIALVHGRPEQLNLKDIIHHFVEHRHIVIVRRTQYELKKAKERAHILEGFMKVIGSQASLDKAIAIIRNSTNPQGAKEGLIQEFELSDIQAQAILDLRLARLTGMELDKIRDEYDAIMKEIQDLEDILANEPRRFQIIKDELAEVKEKYGDERRTEIDYSGGEMSIEDIIPNEAVVLTISHAGYVKRTLLSEYKIQSRGGVGNKAATTRDSDFLEYIVSATNHQYMLFFTEKGKCYWLRVFEIPEGSKTAKGRAVQNLINIEPDDKIKAYIRTNDLKDLDYINQMSVVMITKNGTIKKTSLEAYSRPRVNGINAIEIRENDQLLSAYLTNGTSQIMIATKNGKCIRFPEEKVREVGRGSIGVRGITMEESDEVIGMIVVNDVENETVLVVSEKGYGKRTAVEDYRITNRGGKGVITLNITEKTGNLIAIQNVTDDDGLMIINKSGVAIRMNMDEMRVMGRNTQGVRMINLKKNDEIAAIAKVAMDKDVEEDSEEIQEGSEIVADNQEDNTAPQVENENPTTEETENSDSEE; encoded by the coding sequence ATGCAAAAAGAAGGAGAAAGACTGATTCCTATCAACATTGTTGATGAAATGAAGTCATCTTATATCGATTATTCGATGTCGGTTATCGTGTCAAGAGCGTTACCTGATGTAAGAGATGGCTTGAAACCCGTTCATAGAAGAGTGCTGTATGGTATGTATGGATTAGGGGTTTTTTCTAATAGAAAATATTTGAAATCTGCGAGAATTGTTGGGGATGTTTTAGGTAAATATCACCCGCACGGAGACTCTTCAGTATACGATGCAATGGTAAGAATGGCTCAGCCATGGAGTTTACGTTATCCTCAGGTTGATGGTCAGGGTAACTTTGGTTCAATGGACGGTGACCCACCTGCAGCAATGCGTTATACGGAAGCAAGATTGAAAAAAATCTCTGATGATATTCTTTCAGATTTAGATAAAGAAACTGTTGATTTCCAGAATAACTTTGATGATAGTTTAACTGAGCCTACAGTTATGCCTACAAAAATCCCTAACCTTTTGGTTAACGGAACTTCTGGTATTGCAGTAGGTATGGCAACAAACATGGCTCCTCACAACTTATCTGAGGCTATAAATGCTATTGGTGCCTATATCGATAATAGAGATATTACGATTGATGAATTAATGCAACACATCATTGCTCCCGATTTCCCTACAGGAGGGATTATCTACGGTTATGATGGTGTAAGAGATGCTTTCCACACAGGTAGAGGTAGAGTAGTTCTAAGAGCTAAAGTAAGCTTTGAAGAAGTACATAACAGAAATGCAATTATCGTTACTGAAATTCCTTTCCAGGTTAATAAGGCTGAAATGATTGCTAGAACAGCCGAATTGGTAAAAGACGACAAGATTGTAGGAATCTACGAAATCAGAGATGAGTCAGATAGAAATGGTCTTCGTATTGTTTATGAATTGAAAAACGATGCAATTCCTAATGTTGTTCTGAACTTATTATATAAATATACGTCGCTTCAAACATCTTTTAGTGTTAATAATATTGCTTTGGTACACGGTAGACCGGAACAATTGAACTTAAAAGATATCATTCATCACTTCGTTGAGCACAGACATATTGTCATTGTAAGAAGAACTCAGTACGAGCTTAAAAAAGCGAAAGAAAGAGCTCATATCTTAGAAGGATTCATGAAGGTGATCGGATCTCAAGCTTCGTTAGATAAAGCGATTGCTATTATCCGTAATAGTACAAACCCTCAAGGTGCAAAAGAAGGATTGATTCAGGAATTTGAACTTTCTGACATCCAGGCTCAGGCAATTCTAGACCTTCGTTTGGCTCGTTTAACGGGAATGGAACTTGATAAGATCCGTGATGAGTATGATGCGATCATGAAAGAAATTCAGGACTTGGAAGATATCTTAGCTAATGAGCCTAGAAGATTCCAGATTATTAAGGATGAATTAGCTGAGGTTAAAGAAAAATACGGCGACGAAAGAAGAACTGAAATCGATTATTCAGGAGGGGAAATGTCTATTGAAGATATTATTCCGAACGAAGCGGTAGTTCTAACAATTTCTCACGCAGGTTATGTGAAGAGAACGTTGCTTTCAGAATATAAAATTCAAAGTAGAGGTGGTGTTGGAAATAAAGCGGCTACAACAAGAGATTCAGATTTCTTGGAGTACATCGTTTCTGCGACCAATCACCAATATATGTTGTTCTTTACTGAAAAAGGTAAATGTTACTGGTTAAGAGTGTTCGAAATTCCTGAAGGTTCTAAAACCGCTAAAGGTAGAGCAGTTCAAAACTTGATTAATATCGAACCGGATGATAAGATCAAAGCATATATCAGAACCAACGACTTGAAAGATTTAGATTACATCAATCAAATGAGTGTTGTAATGATTACTAAAAACGGTACGATCAAGAAAACATCTCTTGAAGCCTATTCAAGACCAAGAGTAAATGGTATTAATGCTATCGAAATTAGAGAAAACGATCAGTTGTTAAGTGCGTATTTAACGAACGGAACTTCTCAGATTATGATTGCTACTAAAAATGGTAAATGTATCCGTTTCCCTGAGGAAAAAGTAAGAGAAGTTGGTAGAGGATCTATCGGTGTACGTGGTATTACGATGGAAGAAAGCGATGAGGTTATTGGTATGATTGTTGTGAACGATGTAGAAAATGAAACGGTTCTTGTAGTATCTGAAAAAGGATACGGAAAGAGAACTGCAGTAGAAGATTACAGAATTACCAACAGAGGAGGAAAAGGAGTTATTACCTTAAACATTACCGAAAAAACAGGAAATCTGATTGCTATTCAAAACGTAACAGACGATGATGGATTGATGATTATCAATAAATCTGGTGTTGCCATCCGTATGAATATGGATGAAATGAGAGTAATGGGTAGAAATACTCAAGGGGTAAGAATGATCAATCTTAAGAAAAATGACGAAATCGCAGCCATTGCAAAAGTAGCGATGGATAAAGATGTAGAAGAAGATTCTGAAGAAATTCAAGAAGGAAGTGAAATTGTAGCTGATAACCAAGAAGACAATACAGCACCTCAGGTTGAAAATGAAAATCCAACCACTGAGGAAACAGAGAATTCTGATTCTGAAGAATAA
- a CDS encoding four helix bundle protein: protein MSFKFEKLIIWQKSMEFGEDIFKLSQNFPKDESFNLTSQIRRASDSVALNISEGSILQSKLEFRKFLGYSIRSLAEVVTCLYKAKNRKYISEEDFNKLYNDSYNIMNQIIAFRNKIIE from the coding sequence ATGAGTTTCAAATTTGAAAAATTAATTATTTGGCAAAAGTCAATGGAGTTTGGAGAAGATATTTTTAAATTATCTCAAAATTTTCCAAAAGATGAGTCATTTAACTTAACATCACAAATTAGAAGAGCTTCTGATTCTGTTGCACTTAATATTTCTGAAGGAAGTATTTTACAGTCAAAATTAGAATTTAGAAAATTTTTAGGATACTCAATCCGTTCTCTAGCGGAAGTGGTAACTTGTTTATATAAAGCGAAAAATAGAAAATATATTTCGGAAGAAGATTTTAATAAATTATATAATGATAGCTATAATATTATGAATCAAATTATAGCATTTAGAAACAAAATAATAGAATAG
- a CDS encoding DUF4199 domain-containing protein codes for MTKSPTTIGIILFIATMIVFFIVYYFFSGIHYFDISLKANAFVLPVLYAGAAFWSVKVYWNDHRLNFRQAFKRAFIPMFIGGILSIFSIYSFLTFVDTDAKKLLNYQYVQRQKSELDKEYLSAKKILKHQKDIDELEQKYKERLPSFTPEAVKGKDMLTASHFSGYFAAILIFYVVLSLFFGAFFRTRSVHEEPINQE; via the coding sequence ATGACGAAAAGTCCAACTACAATAGGAATTATACTTTTTATAGCCACTATGATCGTTTTTTTCATAGTATATTACTTCTTTTCAGGAATACATTATTTCGATATTTCATTGAAAGCCAACGCTTTCGTTTTACCAGTTTTATACGCCGGAGCTGCATTTTGGTCGGTAAAAGTGTATTGGAATGATCACCGATTAAATTTCAGACAAGCTTTTAAAAGAGCATTCATCCCCATGTTTATTGGCGGGATTCTTTCAATTTTCAGCATATATTCATTCTTAACTTTTGTTGATACAGACGCAAAAAAGTTGTTAAATTACCAATATGTTCAAAGACAAAAATCGGAATTGGACAAAGAATATCTGTCTGCCAAGAAGATTTTAAAGCATCAAAAAGATATTGATGAATTAGAACAAAAATACAAAGAAAGACTTCCAAGTTTTACACCGGAAGCTGTGAAAGGAAAAGATATGCTTACGGCAAGTCATTTTTCAGGATATTTTGCGGCAATTCTTATATTTTACGTAGTTTTGTCTTTATTTTTCGGAGCATTTTTCAGAACAAGAAGTGTTCACGAGGAACCAATAAATCAAGAATAA
- the menA gene encoding 1,4-dihydroxy-2-naphthoate octaprenyltransferase has protein sequence MSDWIKAARLRTLPLSLSGIIMGAFIAKWRLYGEGGIWDWKIFALALVVTLLYQVLSNYANDYGDGVKGTDAKRATEAESRAVASGRITAKQMKNAVILFSALSFVATIALLYIAFIPKYMNEFYIFIGLGVASILAAIGYTVGKKPYGYMGLGDLFVFIFFGLVSVCGSYFLFTKTFSWDMLLPGTAVGMMSMAVLNLNNMRDIESDRLSGKNSFALRIGFKNAMIYEMILLQLPLILIMIFLGLNGFIQNQNYYVFIVMILLIPFAKLRRKIMAVKEPKELDPFLKQVGILTFTMAVLTAIGLNFFK, from the coding sequence ATGTCGGATTGGATAAAAGCCGCAAGGCTACGAACATTACCGCTTTCTTTAAGCGGAATTATCATGGGAGCTTTCATCGCAAAATGGAGGCTTTATGGCGAAGGTGGAATTTGGGACTGGAAAATTTTTGCTCTGGCACTTGTCGTGACCTTGTTGTATCAGGTACTTTCAAACTATGCCAATGATTATGGCGATGGAGTAAAAGGAACAGATGCAAAAAGAGCAACAGAAGCAGAATCCAGAGCGGTAGCTTCAGGACGAATTACAGCAAAACAAATGAAAAATGCGGTGATTCTTTTCTCTGCTTTATCTTTCGTAGCAACGATTGCTCTTTTATACATTGCTTTCATTCCGAAATATATGAATGAGTTTTACATTTTCATAGGATTGGGAGTAGCGAGTATTTTGGCAGCAATTGGTTACACAGTTGGTAAAAAACCTTACGGATATATGGGATTGGGAGATCTTTTCGTATTTATCTTTTTTGGTTTGGTTTCGGTTTGTGGAAGTTATTTTCTGTTTACAAAAACTTTCAGCTGGGATATGTTATTGCCTGGAACAGCAGTCGGAATGATGAGTATGGCTGTTCTTAACCTTAACAATATGAGAGATATAGAAAGCGACAGATTATCGGGAAAAAATAGCTTTGCCTTAAGAATTGGTTTCAAAAATGCAATGATTTATGAAATGATTTTATTGCAGCTTCCTTTGATCTTAATTATGATATTTTTAGGGTTAAATGGTTTCATTCAGAATCAAAATTATTATGTTTTCATCGTGATGATATTATTAATTCCGTTTGCAAAGCTGAGAAGAAAAATCATGGCCGTAAAAGAACCTAAAGAATTAGATCCATTCTTAAAACAAGTTGGAATTCTGACATTTACAATGGCAGTTCTTACTGCAATTGGACTTAATTTTTTTAAATAA
- a CDS encoding metal-dependent hydrolase, with product MKIQYLGQNCFLFNYKDKTILSDPFYNYKKAESGFDISTQKIDYILLTHAHGDHIADVEEVLQFHPDATIIGVPEVCAYFKTAKNKDDVNLGGSAKIDDLKISMVTAHHTSSFPDGSYGGVPVGYIFRLPEGKNLYMAGDTGVMADMELFPRLFGNIDLSILPIGSHYTMCPRKAAFAAAELLKTPKVIGCHFDTFPAIEINHESALKHFADKNVELVLPKLGEEFEF from the coding sequence ATGAAAATACAATACTTAGGACAAAACTGTTTTTTGTTCAATTATAAAGACAAAACTATTTTGAGTGACCCTTTCTATAACTACAAAAAAGCAGAATCAGGGTTTGATATTTCAACTCAAAAAATTGATTATATCTTATTGACTCACGCACATGGAGATCATATCGCAGACGTAGAAGAAGTTTTACAATTTCATCCTGATGCTACGATAATCGGAGTTCCGGAAGTTTGTGCGTATTTCAAAACAGCTAAAAATAAAGACGATGTAAACTTAGGAGGATCGGCAAAAATCGACGATCTTAAAATCTCTATGGTAACGGCTCATCACACGAGTTCTTTCCCTGACGGAAGCTATGGAGGTGTTCCTGTAGGATATATTTTCAGATTACCAGAAGGCAAAAACCTTTATATGGCAGGAGATACAGGTGTAATGGCTGATATGGAATTATTCCCAAGACTTTTCGGAAACATCGATTTATCAATCTTACCAATCGGAAGTCACTATACAATGTGTCCGAGAAAAGCAGCTTTTGCAGCAGCAGAATTATTGAAAACGCCAAAGGTTATCGGATGTCATTTTGATACTTTCCCTGCAATTGAAATTAATCATGAGAGTGCATTAAAGCATTTTGCAGATAAAAATGTAGAACTTGTTTTGCCTAAACTAGGAGAGGAGTTTGAATTTTAA